Proteins encoded within one genomic window of Glycine soja cultivar W05 chromosome 1, ASM419377v2, whole genome shotgun sequence:
- the LOC114409413 gene encoding protein BREVIS RADIX-like, giving the protein MEQGIFSVAESVVSSEAMDHGGGQIFHAGPSVEASRITTSSRYEPSMSNASFMETEWTELDEPGVHLAIRQLADGTRELRRIRFK; this is encoded by the exons ATGGAACAAGGGATCTTCTCCGTGGCAGAATCAG tggtATCTTCTGAAGCTATGGATCACGGTGGTGGCCAAATCTTCCATGCAGGGCCATCTGTAGAAGCATCAAGGATAACCACCTCTTCTAGATATGAGCCTTCTATGAGCAATGCCAGTTTCATGGAGACAGAGTGGACAGAGCTAGATGAACCTGGAGTGCACCTTGCAATCAGGCAATTAGCTGATGGAACAAGGGAGCTTCGCCGTATCAGATTCAAGTAA